In a single window of the Deltaproteobacteria bacterium genome:
- a CDS encoding HAMP domain-containing protein — protein sequence MRLRVDSIRFKLTVLLSVVAVVCTGGIAYSLYKVRSQADDALVINLSGRQRALSQAISKAVLGLYKNSDVENGDAAMADYYLNEIKKKAKLFDDTLMSFVNGGVTMGGNGKPVMVPRAEDPAVREKLKTSLVVWKAFKENVDKVVAAEGRHGDPEVAAAVRYIEDNNIALFKDMNKLTYLFQKASDSKMANFNKFLTIGIIVTFLVVAAAIYYIHRLVIRRLHLLHDRMSAITDGDGDMTRRIEVINADEIGTLGLEFNKVLDRFEAMIAGGKESNTLFLDAAGRLDAAFSSISEGIREQEMRSSQVATALQEMNATVAEVARSASDMADAARGADEATRSGADAVKKVLDKMIDIADHTKEATKVISALGEESQEIGNIIQVINDIADQTNLLALNAAIEAARAGEQGRGFAVVADEVRKLAERTTKATKEIDEMITTIQERSRSAVESMDREARSVEEGVALNHDADSALADITRHIDGLTMMIQQIATATEEQSTAASSIFSDMESVSEVARRSAQGVEEMDVMARELTMIARRSVDSLSRFKVRGPAEVVADDDSDGGKGASVVELRARCELPERKTRALAR from the coding sequence ATGCGGTTGAGAGTAGACAGCATAAGGTTCAAACTGACCGTCTTGCTGAGTGTGGTGGCCGTCGTATGCACGGGTGGCATCGCCTACAGCCTCTACAAGGTCCGAAGCCAGGCCGACGACGCGCTGGTCATAAACCTCTCCGGCAGGCAGAGGGCCCTGAGCCAGGCCATAAGCAAGGCCGTTCTCGGCCTCTACAAGAACAGCGACGTCGAGAACGGCGACGCCGCCATGGCCGACTACTACCTCAACGAGATAAAGAAGAAGGCCAAGCTCTTCGACGACACGCTCATGAGCTTCGTCAACGGCGGGGTCACGATGGGCGGCAACGGCAAGCCCGTCATGGTGCCGCGGGCCGAGGATCCGGCCGTGAGGGAGAAGCTCAAGACCTCGCTCGTGGTCTGGAAGGCCTTCAAGGAGAACGTCGACAAGGTCGTGGCCGCCGAGGGCAGGCACGGCGACCCGGAGGTGGCCGCGGCGGTGCGCTACATCGAGGACAACAACATCGCCCTCTTCAAGGACATGAACAAGCTCACTTACCTCTTCCAGAAGGCCTCGGACTCCAAGATGGCCAACTTCAACAAGTTCCTCACCATAGGGATCATAGTCACCTTCCTCGTGGTGGCGGCCGCCATATACTACATCCACAGGCTCGTCATAAGACGGCTCCACCTCCTCCATGACCGCATGAGCGCCATAACCGACGGCGACGGAGACATGACAAGGCGCATCGAGGTGATAAACGCCGACGAGATCGGCACCCTGGGACTGGAGTTCAACAAGGTGCTCGACAGGTTCGAGGCCATGATAGCCGGGGGCAAGGAGAGCAACACCCTCTTTCTCGACGCCGCCGGCCGGCTCGACGCCGCCTTTTCATCCATAAGCGAAGGCATAAGGGAGCAGGAGATGCGCTCCTCCCAGGTGGCCACGGCGCTCCAGGAGATGAACGCCACGGTGGCCGAGGTGGCGCGCAGCGCCTCGGACATGGCCGACGCCGCCCGCGGGGCCGACGAGGCGACCCGCAGCGGAGCCGATGCGGTAAAGAAGGTGCTCGACAAGATGATAGACATAGCCGATCACACCAAGGAGGCGACCAAGGTCATATCGGCGCTCGGCGAGGAGAGCCAGGAGATAGGCAACATCATACAGGTCATAAACGACATAGCCGACCAGACGAACCTCCTGGCCCTCAACGCCGCCATCGAGGCCGCGCGGGCCGGCGAGCAGGGCCGCGGCTTCGCCGTCGTCGCCGACGAGGTGAGAAAACTCGCCGAGAGGACGACCAAGGCGACGAAAGAGATCGACGAGATGATAACGACCATACAGGAGCGCAGCCGTAGCGCCGTGGAGAGCATGGACCGCGAGGCCCGAAGCGTCGAGGAAGGCGTGGCCCTCAACCACGACGCCGACTCGGCCCTCGCCGACATTACCCGTCACATAGATGGCCTCACCATGATGATCCAGCAGATAGCCACGGCCACCGAGGAGCAGAGCACGGCGGCGAGCAGCATTTTCAGCGACATGGAGAGCGTCTCCGAGGTGGCCAGGCGCTCGGCCCAGGGCGTGGAGGAGATGGACGTCATGGCCAGGGAGCTAACCATGATCGCCAGGCGGAGCGTCGATTCGCTCTCGCGCTTCAAGGTGCGGGGTCCTGCAGAGGTGGTCGCCGACGACGATTCGGACGGCGGAAAGGGCGCATCGGTTGTGGAGCTGCGGGCCCGCTGCGAGCTGCCCGAGCGCAAGACCAGGGCCCTTGCCCGCTGA
- a CDS encoding ATP-dependent helicase codes for MIDGLSYNDEQRMAVEHEGGPLLVVAGAGTGKTRVVTGRVAALVEKGVEPSRILALTFTDKAAAEMEERVDRLLPYGRSTVNISTFHAFGDRLLRDEGLSIGLSPDFKVLTEAERVIFLKERLYELPLRRFRPLGDPTRYLSELMRFISRLKDEDVTPQEYLEYARGLEAGAGGDAAAADRAAEQLELAAMYARYEELMRSEGYLDFGDQVTMALRLLRSRPAVLERCRARFDYIMADEFQDTNYAQFELLKLLAEPSRNIMVVADDDQSIYKFRGAAVTNVMAFIEHYPEAKVVTLKVNYRSVQPVLDAAYRLIRHNDPDRLEVQRSVDKRLVSAAGAGAATAVRHLHFESVALEAGFVADEIARRIGTGGGERPGDFAVLVRANADAEPFLRAMDRLGLPYRFSGGGALFARPEIRLLLSFLGAVTDQRDSHRLYDLAASEAYAMNSLDLAACCSAAKAGHRPLFDVFRRVASGEEPVAIGEEGRAAAARIVSDLARYGDELQKEPVGRVLYAFLVDSGILARFTEEQSEEAVRSVRNIARFFDLVTRIEQTLPVKSPPAFVEHLLLLIEAGEEPPSAEPEGEEAVEVMTVHKAKGLEFPVVFMVGLVEERFPRRGRRELLEVPVELVKEKVPSADAHLAEERRLFYVAMTRARRELIMTSAASYGGKRPRKVSPFVVEALGEAGGLRTARPEEAVEGYAPAAAAAGAAGGKGEREGGAARGAGGAPAGEALRLSYYQIEDYRTCPHKYRFVHILRVPLLPNHAIMYGKAVHEAISHYFRRKMEGLEPGAEELAAVLRSAWRSEGFHSKEHERERFAAAVEALERFIEDQRRRPIVPSMVEKSFSIEEGPCIFTGRWDLVAEGADGPSIIDFKTSDVREQKKADEKARRSLQLSLYCHAFARTFGSPPARAQLYFVESGLVGTARFDERSELKARTAIEEAARGIGSGVFDATPNIFNCARCAYGNICSER; via the coding sequence ATGATCGACGGGCTTTCATACAACGACGAGCAGCGCATGGCCGTTGAGCACGAGGGCGGGCCGCTCCTTGTGGTCGCCGGCGCGGGCACGGGCAAGACGAGGGTCGTGACCGGCCGGGTGGCGGCGCTCGTGGAGAAAGGTGTGGAGCCGTCGCGCATCCTGGCGCTGACATTCACGGACAAGGCGGCGGCCGAGATGGAGGAGCGCGTTGACAGGCTCCTGCCCTACGGCCGTTCGACGGTCAACATCTCCACCTTCCACGCCTTCGGCGACAGGTTGCTGCGCGACGAGGGCCTCTCCATCGGTCTCTCGCCGGACTTCAAGGTCCTGACCGAGGCCGAGCGGGTCATCTTCCTCAAGGAGCGCCTCTACGAGTTGCCGCTGCGGCGCTTCCGGCCCCTGGGGGACCCGACCAGGTACCTCTCCGAGCTCATGAGGTTCATAAGCAGGCTCAAGGACGAGGACGTGACGCCGCAGGAGTACCTCGAGTACGCCCGCGGCCTCGAGGCCGGGGCTGGCGGCGACGCCGCCGCCGCGGACCGGGCGGCCGAGCAGCTCGAGCTTGCGGCCATGTACGCCCGCTACGAAGAGCTCATGCGCTCGGAGGGCTACCTCGACTTCGGCGACCAGGTGACCATGGCCCTGCGGCTCCTGCGCTCCAGGCCCGCGGTGCTCGAACGCTGCCGCGCAAGGTTCGACTACATAATGGCCGACGAATTCCAGGACACCAACTACGCCCAGTTCGAGCTCCTGAAGCTCCTTGCCGAGCCCTCGCGCAACATCATGGTCGTGGCCGACGACGACCAGTCGATATACAAGTTCCGTGGCGCGGCGGTCACCAACGTGATGGCCTTCATCGAGCACTACCCGGAGGCGAAGGTGGTGACGCTGAAGGTCAACTACCGCTCGGTCCAGCCCGTGCTCGACGCGGCCTACCGCCTCATAAGGCACAACGACCCCGACCGCCTCGAGGTGCAGCGCTCCGTGGACAAACGCCTCGTCTCCGCCGCGGGAGCCGGCGCCGCAACGGCCGTGCGCCACCTCCACTTCGAGAGCGTGGCCCTGGAGGCCGGCTTCGTGGCCGACGAGATTGCGAGGAGGATCGGCACGGGCGGCGGGGAGCGGCCCGGCGACTTCGCCGTGCTCGTGCGGGCGAACGCCGACGCCGAGCCCTTCCTCCGGGCCATGGACCGCCTCGGCCTGCCGTACCGTTTCTCCGGGGGCGGCGCCCTCTTCGCCCGTCCCGAGATACGCCTTCTCTTGAGTTTCCTCGGGGCCGTGACCGACCAGAGGGACTCTCACCGCCTCTACGACCTGGCGGCTTCCGAGGCATACGCCATGAACTCGCTCGATCTCGCGGCCTGCTGCAGCGCGGCGAAGGCCGGCCACCGCCCCCTCTTCGACGTCTTCCGCCGGGTCGCTTCGGGAGAGGAGCCCGTCGCCATCGGTGAAGAGGGGCGCGCCGCTGCGGCGAGGATAGTGAGCGACCTTGCCCGCTACGGAGACGAACTCCAGAAGGAGCCGGTGGGGCGCGTGCTCTACGCCTTTCTCGTCGACTCGGGCATCCTCGCCCGCTTCACGGAGGAGCAGAGCGAGGAGGCCGTAAGGTCGGTGAGGAACATCGCCCGCTTCTTCGACCTGGTGACGCGCATCGAGCAGACCCTGCCCGTAAAGAGCCCGCCGGCCTTCGTGGAGCATCTCCTGCTCCTCATCGAGGCGGGCGAGGAGCCGCCCTCCGCAGAGCCCGAAGGCGAAGAGGCCGTGGAGGTCATGACGGTCCACAAGGCAAAGGGGCTCGAGTTCCCCGTGGTCTTCATGGTGGGGCTCGTGGAGGAGCGCTTCCCACGGCGCGGACGCAGGGAGCTACTGGAGGTGCCCGTGGAGCTCGTAAAGGAGAAGGTTCCCTCTGCTGACGCCCATCTCGCCGAGGAGCGCAGGCTCTTTTACGTGGCCATGACGAGGGCGCGGCGCGAACTCATAATGACGAGCGCCGCGAGCTACGGCGGCAAGCGGCCCAGGAAGGTGAGCCCCTTCGTCGTCGAGGCCCTCGGCGAGGCCGGCGGCCTGCGCACCGCCCGGCCGGAAGAGGCCGTGGAGGGCTACGCCCCGGCCGCCGCAGCGGCCGGGGCCGCCGGCGGGAAGGGGGAGCGGGAAGGAGGGGCCGCGCGCGGCGCGGGCGGCGCCCCCGCCGGGGAAGCGCTGCGGCTCAGCTACTACCAGATCGAGGACTACCGGACCTGCCCCCACAAGTACCGCTTCGTCCATATACTGAGGGTCCCGCTGCTGCCAAACCACGCCATCATGTACGGCAAGGCCGTCCACGAGGCCATCTCCCACTACTTCAGGAGGAAGATGGAGGGGCTGGAGCCCGGCGCGGAGGAACTCGCGGCCGTCCTGCGCTCGGCGTGGCGCAGCGAGGGGTTCCACTCTAAAGAACACGAGCGGGAACGCTTCGCCGCCGCCGTCGAGGCCCTGGAGCGCTTCATCGAGGACCAGCGCCGCCGTCCCATAGTACCCTCGATGGTGGAGAAGAGCTTTTCCATCGAGGAGGGACCGTGCATCTTCACCGGCCGCTGGGACCTGGTGGCGGAGGGGGCCGACGGTCCCTCCATCATCGACTTCAAGACCTCGGACGTCAGGGAGCAGAAGAAGGCCGACGAGAAGGCCAGGCGCAGTCTCCAGCTCAGCCTCTACTGCCACGCCTTCGCCAGGACCTTCGGCTCGCCGCCTGCCCGGGCGCAGCTCTACTTCGTCGAGTCCGGTCTCGTCGGTACGGCCCGCTTCGACGAGCGAAGCGAGCTCAAGGCCCGCACGGCCATCGAGGAGGCGGCCCGCGGCATAGGCTCGGGAGTCTTCGATGCGACACCCAACATCTTCAATTGCGCCCGCTGCGCCTACGGTAACATCTGTAGCGAGCGATGA